The sequence GCACCGACACCGACTGCCTCTTAGATATCAGGAAGCCTCTCTTATCTACCATGGCGTGGTGGAAGGCTTCCCCCCAATGGGCTGTAAAGAACAAAGGAGCAAGTGAATAACCTTCATTTCTCCATCAACGTTTGCCATGAAATGTATGTTCTACCACAGAGTTTGCTATAGAAGCATCAATTTCACTGGAGTAAGGCCATATGTATGTGCTTCATGGACCTAATTTGTGTTGCGTTTTGTTGAACTTACGTTTGAAGTACACGGCATTGACAAACATGGCCCCATCAGCCCCTGGCAGGTTCCTGGTGACCTCAGTCACTCGGCCTGCTGTGTTTTCAGACGCCCACTGGTTGATGGACTCCAGGGCTTTGCTCTTGTCCCTGAAGTCGATCTCGGAGTGATCGTGCCGGTAGTGCTTCTTGCTTTTCTCCACAAACTGCTGACTCAGACGGGCGGAGGCGTAAACGCGGCTGCCCATCTTCCAGGTCGTCTCGTTGGTCACCTCGCCCAGCAGCTCGGAGAAGGCCGGGTGGAGCGTGTCCTCATGGAGGTCAGCGCTGAGAAGAGACTTCACCTGGCTGGCCGTGCTGTCCTTGGCACCCAGAGTCATCACCCCGAGGGAGGAGGCCACCATGTTTTCGGTCTTCAGAGAGGCATCTTTCAACAGAGTGTGGTACAGATCGAGCCCCAGGGTGACGGTTCTCTGGGACAGCACGGAGGCGGGATCTTTTAGGGCCAATGGCTCTGCGACCACTAGGCCAACAAGAGCGCTTATGACTACAACTGTGAGGGCCATGGCTTCTTGAAACTGACTCTGCCCTGCAAAccaaaggagggagggagagagagagagagagagagagaaatgcttAATACAATTCTTAATTCAGCAATCAAAACTTGAAATCTTCATAATAATTCACATGACCCAATGATTTCAAATAGTTATACCTGTGTATGTATAGGACTACATTAGGCTACATCtaatattacaattaattacatttgtagTTATTATTTCTAAACTTGATCTTGTTATAATCTTACCAAATATCTTGTATTTTTGTGTAGCTCACGTTTAATTCAATAGCTACTTTTGCTGCAATACATAACCTATTATAAACATTATCAATGTCAATATCCAATTTCCTATTTCTTAGAAACACTAGAACATTCCCAACTGCATCATAGGTGCAAGAAATGCAGCCCAATATTAGCTGAAACCTACTTGTTATCTTAAATAATCCATAGTTCATTGTACTTCATATATACCACTTACACCTTTTTAAAGATCTgccaatttgaaataatcgTAGTTGTGCTTAAACTGCTGTCGgctcactttgcattgaattgaaacatgtttatttccatttccattcgTTTCAATGCGCTGACAGTCTTTATCAAGGCCATTCTGAAAGACATAATCACGACACACAATCATCCATTCAATCGTCATGCACTAGTGCAGGTGCTCGGGACTTCACTGGCTAGCGATCACACCGCAGCCTTTGCACTGTGAAGTTCAGATCCTGCACAGTGCATTGACTGCAGGTCGACAGGGACATGTGCAGGCCTGGGTTTACTTGTAGTTAAAGCTTCAGCTCATTTTCCAGAACAACAACTTGAAACAATGTGTctttttttcagaaaataacacttttatGATCTTTTACGAATGCATGCCAAATTGCCAAttcaaatttgttttaattggaaacaaatacatttaacaaaaatGCTTAGGCAAATGCTAATTATATTGGTCCTAATTTTatctttcaaattaaagcattGGCACctaacaaaacacagaaaccaGTCCCTCACATCGCTGACAGGCCAGGCATGCTCGGGGGGCACTGTGCTATATATACCCCGCTGGGAAGCTTCCAGAAGCGCCTCCAAAACCAAACCACAGACCCGACTGATAAACTCCACTGAAATACGGAGATTGCATCAGACGTGTGGGTTATTGCATAATCCACTCATTCTGCCACATATTACAGTTATTCTTACTCTAATATGTGCTGAGGTTTGGTTTTGAAGACGTATTCgcattacagtacagtatttaaAGCACTATAAAGTGATAAACGGAAAGCAGACATTTAATGATACGACTGACACAGTATAGGCTACATAACAACACTGAAGTTTGAACGAAactgcacaaataaacaaaacatctaTTATCAAATAATATGTTATGCAATAAAAACGCattgcaaaataatttaaaagaactCCAGTGTAAACCATGATTTCTATTTAATTAGCATACAAAGTTAAGTACCACCATATCAgttacttaaaaataataaatagttgAAGGGTATTTACTAAAAGTCAGGTGTGATTTAGTTTATAACAATTTCTGTGTACATACACAATGGACAATCATTTATACAACACAAATACATCACAGTTTGACACAAATGTATACAGCTCCTATAAGAACATGTAGGGGCCCAGTTATAAGTGGAGTGAGTGTAACAGGGTTCATATGGCCGAGGTTCCTCTTTCTCACTAATAACGGGGAGGCATAGAGAGGCAGCATCACGCACCACCCGTGGCACAAATACAGTTCCAGGAATGGACAGATTACTGCAAGTGTTGTGAAACTCACATCTCAATAGGTCTCCT is a genomic window of Amia ocellicauda isolate fAmiCal2 chromosome 10, fAmiCal2.hap1, whole genome shotgun sequence containing:
- the LOC136759743 gene encoding serpin H1-like, coding for MALTVVVISALVGLVVAEPLALKDPASVLSQRTVTLGLDLYHTLLKDASLKTENMVASSLGVMTLGAKDSTASQVKSLLSADLHEDTLHPAFSELLGEVTNETTWKMGSRVYASARLSQQFVEKSKKHYRHDHSEIDFRDKSKALESINQWASENTAGRVTEVTRNLPGADGAMFVNAVYFKPHWGEAFHHAMVDKRGFLISKRQSVSVPMMHRTVFYKYYEDEANQLQVVEMPLGLKQTSMLIIMPFHVEPLDRLEKMLSKEQLSAWSTCMQEKAVAVSLPRVTVDVSHELQKHLKELGLAEAVDKTKADFSGFTGRRDLHLSAFLHTAALELDTEGNPFDEQIYGRQELKSPNLFYADHPFIFLVQDKKSGSILLIGRIVKPSGDGNHDEL